In the genome of Chryseobacterium arthrosphaerae, one region contains:
- a CDS encoding family 20 glycosylhydrolase — MTRTFLAFFMLLSTLIFAQNKLNVIPYPQNVKINNGSFSIPNVLMLSGDLPENETEYFKKRLNSEIRFKVSKKAEAQLIYSQLPKVQSGKEEFYILEVSPKQIHIQSYTKQGYFLALQTLSQLFENYKTEKKIPALKIEDQPKFAWRGMHLDVCRHFFTVDEVKQYIDYLAMYKLNTFHWHLTDDQGWRIEIKKYPKLTQIGAKRKESMIGAYVDNTFDGKPYGPYFYTQEQIKEVVKYAQERHITVVPEIEMPGHALAALSAYPELACTKGPFEPATKWGVFDDVFCPKDETFAFLENVLNEVIQLFPSQYIHIGGDECPKTRWKECAHCQELIKKNNLKDEHGLQSYFIQRIEKFVNSKGRKIIGWDEILEGGLAPNAAVMSWTGVNGGIEAAKSKHFAVMTPGAYCYFDHYQGDPQSEPNAFGGFTPLDKVYSYNPVPSELNAEQAQYIMGVQANLWTEYILDFKQVQYMIFPRLMALSEVGWGTSDPKNYKEFESRVISQFKVLDKMKVNYAKSIYNISGKVIPAGNGIAYELSTSQNSNGIRYTLDGTDPTIDSQTYRNPVSVPNSLTVKSAYFEDGQLKSAVSAQEFTVSKTTGKKITLEQQPSENYSFGGAFTLIDGIIGNPRQLGKTWLGFQGKDVTATIDFGQKTGFSEVYFNTLENKGSWIHLAKSAKIFVSDDQKNFTLIREIGKEEILNAKGKIRLNVGTQNAKYLKVFIENAGIIPAGNPGADSKAWLFVDEIGVN; from the coding sequence ATGACACGGACCTTTTTAGCATTTTTCATGTTACTTTCCACACTAATTTTTGCTCAGAATAAACTGAATGTAATCCCTTATCCTCAAAATGTAAAGATAAACAACGGAAGTTTTTCCATTCCCAATGTATTGATGCTAAGCGGTGATCTGCCTGAAAATGAAACGGAATATTTTAAAAAACGATTAAACTCAGAGATCCGGTTTAAGGTATCAAAGAAAGCCGAAGCCCAACTGATCTATTCACAGCTGCCAAAAGTTCAGTCAGGAAAAGAAGAGTTTTATATACTTGAAGTTTCTCCAAAGCAGATTCATATTCAGTCGTATACAAAGCAGGGGTATTTCCTGGCACTTCAGACGCTGAGCCAGTTGTTCGAAAATTATAAAACGGAAAAGAAGATTCCGGCTTTAAAAATTGAAGATCAGCCAAAATTTGCTTGGCGCGGGATGCACCTGGATGTCTGCCGTCACTTTTTCACCGTGGATGAGGTGAAGCAGTATATTGATTATCTGGCCATGTATAAGCTGAATACTTTTCACTGGCATCTCACGGATGATCAGGGATGGAGAATTGAAATTAAAAAATATCCGAAACTTACACAGATCGGTGCAAAACGTAAAGAATCCATGATCGGGGCTTATGTTGACAATACTTTTGACGGAAAGCCTTACGGACCGTATTTTTATACGCAGGAACAAATAAAAGAAGTGGTAAAATATGCGCAGGAAAGACATATTACAGTGGTTCCGGAAATAGAAATGCCGGGCCATGCATTGGCTGCGCTATCAGCTTATCCTGAACTTGCCTGTACAAAAGGACCTTTTGAACCGGCTACAAAATGGGGTGTTTTTGATGATGTTTTCTGTCCGAAAGACGAGACATTTGCATTTCTGGAAAATGTTCTGAATGAAGTGATTCAGCTGTTCCCGTCTCAGTATATCCACATCGGAGGTGATGAATGCCCGAAAACCAGATGGAAAGAATGCGCACATTGCCAGGAACTGATCAAAAAGAATAACCTGAAAGATGAGCATGGCTTACAGAGCTATTTTATTCAAAGGATTGAAAAATTTGTCAACAGTAAAGGCCGGAAAATCATTGGTTGGGATGAAATCCTGGAAGGAGGGCTGGCACCGAATGCTGCTGTCATGAGCTGGACCGGGGTAAACGGAGGTATTGAAGCGGCAAAATCAAAACATTTTGCAGTAATGACGCCGGGAGCGTATTGCTATTTTGATCACTATCAGGGGGATCCACAGTCAGAACCGAATGCTTTCGGTGGCTTCACACCGCTGGATAAAGTATATTCCTATAATCCTGTACCTTCCGAGCTGAATGCAGAACAGGCCCAATACATCATGGGGGTTCAGGCTAATCTGTGGACTGAATATATTTTAGATTTTAAACAGGTGCAATATATGATCTTTCCAAGGCTGATGGCACTTTCCGAAGTAGGTTGGGGAACATCGGATCCTAAAAATTATAAAGAATTTGAAAGCAGGGTGATCAGCCAGTTCAAAGTCCTGGATAAAATGAAGGTAAACTATGCAAAAAGCATCTATAATATCTCGGGAAAAGTAATTCCTGCCGGTAATGGTATTGCTTATGAACTTTCTACCTCACAAAACTCAAACGGAATACGATACACGCTGGATGGAACAGATCCTACAATAGATTCTCAGACGTATAGAAATCCCGTATCTGTTCCGAATTCTTTAACGGTGAAATCTGCTTATTTTGAGGACGGGCAGCTGAAAAGTGCTGTATCTGCACAGGAATTTACAGTTTCAAAAACTACAGGGAAAAAAATTACGCTGGAGCAGCAGCCAAGTGAAAACTATTCTTTCGGCGGTGCATTTACCCTTATTGACGGGATTATAGGCAATCCGAGACAATTGGGAAAAACATGGTTAGGATTCCAGGGAAAAGACGTTACAGCGACAATAGATTTTGGGCAAAAAACAGGGTTTTCTGAAGTTTATTTCAATACCCTGGAGAATAAAGGAAGCTGGATCCATCTTGCGAAATCAGCTAAAATCTTTGTTTCTGACGATCAGAAAAACTTTACACTGATCAGAGAGATCGGAAAAGAAGAGATTCTGAATGCCAAAGGAAAGATCAGGTTGAATGTAGGAACTCAGAATGCAAAATATCTTAAAGTTTTTATTGAAAATGCAGGCATCATTCCGGCAGGAAATCCGGGGGCAGATTCAAAAGCATGGCTGTTTGTAGATGAAATTGGCGTAAATTAG
- a CDS encoding MBL fold metallo-hydrolase, which produces MKIEQIYTGCLAQGAYYITSAGEAAIIDPLRETQPYIERLEEENVQLKYIFETHFHADFVSGHLDLSRKTHAPIVYGPTANPEFEAIIAADGQLFKVGDIKIKVLHTPGHTLESTCYLLIDENGAETALFSGDTLFLGDVGRPDLAQKGAQMTQEELAGLLYESLHHKILPLHDDITVYPAHGAGSACGKNMQKETVDTLGNQKKTNYALNQKDKESFIKEVTDGLLPPPAYFGMNVMMNKKGYHSFDEVLSQGLHTLVPEQFEEIAEASGALILDVRNNRTFAKGFIPQSVNIGLDGDFAPWVGALIADVSQPIVLVTEKGDEEEAVTRLSRVGFDHVLGFLKGGFEAWVKAGKETDSVSRISAGQFEKEISGKEVKIIDIRRESEYIAEHIHEAYNKPLAYINEWIHELQPQEHFYMHCGSGYRSTMAASILQARGYRNFTEIEGGFKAIASTSVPKSDFVCQTKILNK; this is translated from the coding sequence ATGAAAATAGAACAGATTTATACAGGATGTCTTGCGCAGGGAGCTTATTACATCACTTCAGCCGGCGAAGCGGCAATCATTGATCCGTTGCGGGAAACCCAGCCTTATATTGAGAGACTGGAAGAAGAAAACGTACAGCTGAAATACATTTTTGAAACCCATTTTCATGCAGATTTTGTCAGCGGGCATCTTGATTTAAGCAGAAAAACCCATGCTCCGATAGTTTACGGGCCTACAGCAAATCCCGAATTTGAAGCCATCATTGCAGCAGACGGTCAGTTGTTTAAAGTAGGCGATATTAAAATTAAGGTCCTTCATACACCAGGACATACGCTCGAAAGTACCTGTTACCTTCTGATTGATGAAAATGGAGCGGAAACAGCCCTTTTCAGTGGGGACACTTTATTCCTTGGTGATGTGGGACGTCCGGATCTTGCCCAGAAAGGAGCTCAGATGACTCAGGAAGAACTTGCAGGGTTGCTTTATGAAAGTCTACATCATAAAATCCTGCCTTTGCATGATGATATTACCGTATATCCCGCTCATGGAGCCGGTTCTGCCTGTGGTAAAAATATGCAGAAAGAAACAGTAGATACATTGGGAAACCAGAAGAAAACCAATTATGCCCTAAACCAAAAAGATAAAGAGAGCTTCATAAAAGAAGTTACGGACGGGCTTTTGCCGCCACCTGCTTACTTCGGAATGAATGTGATGATGAATAAAAAAGGATATCACAGCTTTGATGAAGTGCTTTCACAGGGGTTACATACCCTTGTTCCGGAACAGTTTGAAGAAATAGCGGAAGCATCAGGAGCTTTGATTCTGGATGTAAGAAACAACCGTACCTTTGCCAAAGGTTTTATTCCGCAGTCTGTGAATATAGGATTAGACGGTGATTTTGCCCCTTGGGTAGGTGCGTTAATTGCTGATGTCAGCCAGCCTATTGTTCTGGTGACAGAAAAAGGAGACGAGGAAGAAGCGGTAACCCGTTTGAGCAGGGTAGGATTTGATCATGTGTTGGGATTTCTGAAAGGAGGTTTTGAAGCATGGGTAAAAGCAGGGAAAGAAACAGATTCGGTCAGCCGTATTTCTGCCGGTCAGTTTGAAAAGGAAATCAGTGGTAAAGAAGTAAAGATCATAGATATAAGACGGGAAAGCGAATACATTGCAGAGCATATTCATGAAGCCTACAACAAACCTTTGGCGTATATTAATGAATGGATTCATGAGCTACAGCCGCAGGAACATTTTTATATGCATTGCGGAAGCGGTTACAGAAGCACCATGGCAGCAAGTATTCTTCAGGCGCGAGGTTACAGAAATTTTACCGAAATTGAAGGAGGTTTTAAAGCCATTGCTTCTACATCAGTTCCTAAAAGTGATTTTGTGTGTCAGACGAAAATTTTAAATAAATAG
- a CDS encoding sulfite exporter TauE/SafE family protein — protein MEILGYAASVLIGISLGLIGGGGSILTVPVLVYLFGFDALIATEYSLFIVGISSLVGSVSYFKKGLVNLKMALLFGLPSIISIFLTRMYLLPLIPDVLMSVKGLTFTKNIFLLLVFAGLMILASYKMIRNTVKVGIPDEENTLLAMGQGSIVGVLTGLVGAGGGFMIIPALVNLLKIPMKTAVGTSLVIISFNSLIGFIASAETEKTDWKILISIAAIAVAGIMIGTHLSKKIDGKKLKPVFGWFILIMGIYIIGKEVRHLF, from the coding sequence ATGGAAATCTTAGGCTATGCAGCATCGGTTTTAATAGGGATCTCTCTCGGTTTAATCGGAGGTGGGGGAAGTATACTTACAGTTCCCGTACTGGTTTATTTATTTGGATTTGATGCATTGATTGCCACGGAATATTCACTTTTTATCGTAGGGATCAGCAGTCTTGTCGGTTCTGTGTCTTATTTTAAAAAAGGATTAGTCAATCTTAAAATGGCTCTCCTCTTCGGACTTCCTTCCATTATTTCAATTTTCCTGACCAGAATGTATCTGCTGCCTCTCATCCCCGATGTACTCATGAGTGTAAAGGGCCTTACATTCACCAAAAACATTTTCCTGCTACTGGTTTTTGCAGGCCTGATGATCCTGGCTTCTTATAAAATGATCAGAAATACAGTAAAGGTGGGTATTCCTGATGAAGAAAATACTTTGCTGGCAATGGGACAGGGTTCAATAGTAGGGGTTTTAACAGGGCTCGTGGGTGCTGGAGGAGGTTTTATGATCATTCCGGCGTTGGTCAACCTCTTAAAAATTCCTATGAAAACAGCGGTCGGAACTTCTTTGGTGATTATTTCCTTTAATTCTCTTATTGGTTTCATAGCTTCCGCAGAAACGGAAAAAACGGATTGGAAGATACTGATCTCCATTGCCGCTATCGCCGTTGCCGGAATAATGATAGGCACCCATTTATCAAAGAAAATAGATGGTAAGAAACTGAAACCTGTATTTGGATGGTTTATTCTGATAATGGGAATTTATATTATTGGGAAAGAAGTCCGCCATCTGTTTTAA
- a CDS encoding Crp/Fnr family transcriptional regulator yields MQDTILSSEFSSSPDLVEKLYRNGITKNYREGDLILDENASIRSIPIVMKGMIKVIRTEEDGREILLYYIKAGESCIMSFLGGMHNEKSIVKAEVEEDAEILFLPVDKVSLFIKEHPEWLDYIFRLYHKRFEELLDIINAIAFKKVDERLLNLLHKKSELTHSDTIHTTHEQLANELGTARVVVSRLLKQLEEDGKVKLGRNKIALLKTSDK; encoded by the coding sequence ATGCAGGATACCATACTTTCTTCAGAATTTTCATCTTCACCGGACCTTGTGGAAAAGCTGTACCGGAACGGGATAACGAAAAATTATAGGGAAGGAGATCTCATTTTGGATGAAAATGCCTCTATCCGTTCCATTCCTATTGTAATGAAGGGGATGATCAAAGTGATCAGAACTGAAGAAGATGGCAGAGAGATCCTGCTGTATTATATCAAAGCCGGGGAGAGCTGCATCATGTCTTTTCTGGGTGGGATGCACAATGAAAAAAGTATCGTAAAAGCCGAAGTAGAAGAAGATGCCGAAATCCTTTTTTTACCGGTAGATAAAGTCTCCCTGTTCATCAAAGAACATCCGGAATGGCTGGATTATATTTTCAGACTTTACCATAAGCGGTTTGAAGAATTGCTGGATATCATCAATGCCATTGCCTTCAAAAAAGTAGACGAAAGGCTCCTGAACCTTCTTCATAAAAAATCAGAACTTACGCATTCAGATACGATCCATACTACCCATGAACAGCTTGCCAATGAGCTGGGAACAGCCAGAGTGGTGGTGTCCAGACTACTCAAACAGCTTGAAGAAGATGGAAAAGTAAAACTTGGCAGAAATAAGATAGCCCTTCTGAAGACCTCAGATAAGTAA
- a CDS encoding DUF3302 domain-containing protein: protein MQRISILLCLLLSCNFVQASTGHLEDNIANAASWFILLVLPVAGIYLFWKVHIYPEKVAEKRNHPQLNAIKSMCLLSLVFGGLLWPVALIWANYNYGNQNDQKKDTDPTEEEKESITPEN, encoded by the coding sequence ATGCAAAGAATATCAATACTTCTCTGCCTGCTGTTATCATGCAATTTTGTTCAGGCATCAACAGGCCATTTGGAAGACAATATAGCTAATGCTGCATCATGGTTCATTTTACTTGTTTTACCCGTTGCAGGCATTTATCTTTTCTGGAAAGTTCATATTTATCCGGAAAAAGTAGCTGAGAAAAGGAACCACCCTCAGCTTAACGCCATAAAAAGTATGTGCCTCCTTTCCCTTGTTTTTGGAGGCCTTTTATGGCCGGTTGCCTTAATCTGGGCCAATTATAATTACGGTAATCAGAACGATCAGAAAAAAGACACAGACCCTACTGAAGAAGAAAAAGAATCTATAACCCCCGAAAATTAA
- a CDS encoding YeeE/YedE family protein produces MWEIIKEPWPWYIAGPLIGLTVPALLLMGNRSFGISSSLRHICAACVPANVNFFRYDWKKEAWNLFFVLGIFLGGMIAAGFLLNPSDIKVNPDLKAELAGYGITDYSNLVPVQLMNFESLLTLRGFIMMVIGGFLVGFGTRYAGGCTSGHAIMGLSNLQWPSLVATICFMIGGFLMANLILPVILSL; encoded by the coding sequence ATGTGGGAGATTATAAAAGAACCGTGGCCATGGTATATTGCTGGCCCTTTGATAGGACTTACCGTGCCTGCTTTACTGTTGATGGGAAACAGATCCTTTGGGATCAGCTCCTCATTAAGGCACATCTGTGCAGCCTGTGTACCGGCAAATGTGAATTTTTTCAGATATGACTGGAAAAAAGAAGCCTGGAATCTGTTTTTCGTCCTTGGAATTTTTCTGGGCGGAATGATTGCTGCCGGTTTCCTGCTCAATCCTTCAGATATCAAAGTGAATCCTGATCTGAAAGCCGAGCTGGCCGGATACGGAATTACAGATTACAGCAATCTGGTACCGGTACAGCTGATGAATTTTGAAAGTCTGTTGACGCTGAGAGGATTTATCATGATGGTCATAGGGGGATTTCTGGTAGGCTTCGGAACAAGATATGCCGGCGGATGCACCAGCGGCCATGCCATTATGGGACTTTCCAATTTGCAGTGGCCATCTCTGGTAGCAACCATCTGCTTTATGATAGGAGGATTTTTAATGGCGAATCTTATTCTGCCTGTAATACTTTCCCTGTAA
- a CDS encoding HlyD family secretion protein, with translation MLELLIAIYAGICWLLIKKLKLIPWTFTTQVVVYSLPIFGSIALILSLNYYCPITSDVKVGNRSVDITTQVLGKVKKVYVSTNQEVKKGDTLFVLDREPYLQEIKSLEAKLSSMKATVSSYNTDISASRKNIAGLQSQLDLAHKRTAQYKELVEAGAANKFDLEQAETNVRDLQSRISAAQAQQQSLETKSNASYGGENSSVSEIQAKLDQAKWNLSQTVILAPTDGIIPNVQLNEGAIMAPFKSAFVLIQKQQSVVGFFAQNELETVKKGDEVELALKTEPGKVVKARLEYVIDATSQGIMNNAGGMLGGNGSVAGLPDTARQLPETDGKLIAKFVLEDDQKQLTVGARGTAVIYSDHLKPLHLIRKVMVRINSKINYLIPKLH, from the coding sequence ATGCTGGAATTACTCATCGCCATATATGCCGGAATATGCTGGCTTCTTATTAAAAAATTAAAACTGATCCCCTGGACATTTACGACACAGGTTGTGGTGTATTCACTGCCTATTTTCGGGTCTATAGCCCTTATATTAAGTTTAAATTATTACTGCCCCATTACTTCTGATGTCAAAGTAGGAAACAGAAGTGTGGATATTACCACCCAGGTTTTGGGAAAAGTAAAGAAAGTGTATGTAAGTACCAATCAGGAAGTAAAGAAAGGAGACACCTTATTTGTGCTGGACAGGGAGCCTTACCTGCAGGAAATCAAATCCCTGGAAGCTAAACTGAGCAGTATGAAAGCTACGGTAAGCTCCTACAATACGGATATTTCTGCTTCCCGGAAAAATATTGCCGGTTTACAGTCTCAGCTGGATCTTGCCCACAAAAGAACGGCACAATATAAGGAACTGGTAGAAGCCGGGGCAGCCAATAAGTTTGACCTTGAACAAGCGGAGACCAATGTCAGGGATCTTCAATCCCGGATCAGTGCAGCACAGGCACAACAGCAGTCTTTGGAAACGAAATCCAATGCCTCTTATGGTGGTGAGAATTCATCAGTTTCCGAGATTCAGGCGAAACTGGACCAGGCAAAATGGAATTTATCCCAAACAGTGATTCTTGCCCCTACAGATGGTATTATTCCCAATGTACAGCTGAATGAAGGTGCTATTATGGCTCCTTTTAAATCGGCCTTTGTTCTGATCCAGAAGCAGCAGTCTGTTGTCGGTTTTTTTGCTCAGAATGAACTGGAAACGGTAAAAAAAGGAGATGAAGTAGAGCTTGCCCTTAAAACAGAACCTGGAAAAGTAGTAAAAGCCAGACTTGAATACGTAATTGATGCTACCAGCCAGGGAATTATGAATAATGCAGGAGGAATGCTTGGAGGAAACGGATCTGTAGCCGGACTTCCCGACACGGCCAGACAATTACCGGAAACAGACGGGAAACTTATTGCCAAGTTTGTACTGGAAGATGATCAGAAACAGCTGACCGTAGGAGCAAGAGGTACTGCCGTGATTTATTCGGATCACCTCAAACCTTTACATCTCATCCGAAAAGTAATGGTACGCATTAACAGTAAAATCAATTACCTGATCCCTAAACTTCATTAA
- a CDS encoding DUF6691 family protein: MIKERENNSLSCDTNRIKGEGHDYKWYHNLKYLAAGIVFGIIFVKAEVISWFRIQEMFRLQSFHMYGIIGSAVLVGMISVGLIRKFNIKTIHGEPITIASKKFSKGQVYGGLIFGFGWAITGACPGPLFAQIGTGALAVSVTLLSAIAGTWVYGYFRDKLPH, encoded by the coding sequence ATGATCAAAGAAAGAGAAAATAACAGCCTTTCCTGTGATACAAACCGTATCAAAGGGGAAGGGCATGACTATAAATGGTATCACAATCTGAAATATCTTGCTGCGGGAATTGTATTTGGAATTATCTTCGTAAAGGCAGAGGTGATCAGCTGGTTCAGAATACAGGAAATGTTCCGTTTACAGTCTTTCCATATGTACGGAATTATCGGAAGCGCAGTTTTGGTAGGGATGATCTCTGTAGGGCTGATCAGGAAATTCAATATCAAAACCATCCATGGTGAACCCATCACAATAGCTTCTAAAAAATTCAGTAAAGGCCAGGTTTATGGCGGACTCATCTTCGGTTTTGGGTGGGCCATTACGGGAGCCTGTCCGGGACCGCTTTTCGCCCAGATCGGAACAGGAGCTTTAGCCGTATCTGTTACCCTTTTGAGTGCTATCGCCGGAACATGGGTTTATGGTTATTTCAGAGATAAATTACCTCATTAA
- a CDS encoding serine hydrolase domain-containing protein translates to MVRLLFTSSLILLSLFSCKKSEAGIVIDYYNKGKFNGTVLIVKEGKVVCDTALGYKNFEKKTVLTENTPFCIASISKPFTAVGIMLLQQEHLLSYDDKASLYVPDLPAYAQNISIRQLLTHTSGLADYENILILKSKITNDDVLNFLKKQPGLKFPSGSKFEYSNSGYIVLGRIIETLSGQSYRRFMQNRIFNPLKMEHSFVYDSETIPHSYRAKGYDANKKPDDYDLLTTGDGSIYSTPWDLYKFDQALRKHLLLNEENSKIMYELPVLKDGKRSEYAFGWYVSENTTMHTGGVDGFRSVMWRDMKNNSCIIALTSQGNSFPVYQFLDAEKKAMKENK, encoded by the coding sequence ATGGTCAGATTACTATTTACTTCCAGCCTTATTCTGTTAAGTCTATTCTCCTGCAAGAAATCGGAGGCAGGTATTGTCATTGATTATTATAATAAAGGAAAATTTAACGGAACTGTTCTTATTGTAAAGGAAGGTAAAGTAGTCTGTGATACAGCATTGGGTTACAAAAATTTTGAAAAGAAGACCGTTTTAACGGAAAACACACCCTTTTGCATTGCATCTATCAGCAAGCCTTTTACTGCTGTAGGAATTATGCTTCTACAGCAGGAACATCTGTTGTCATATGACGACAAAGCAAGCCTCTATGTTCCTGATCTTCCTGCCTATGCACAAAATATCAGTATCCGGCAGCTACTTACCCATACATCCGGTCTGGCAGATTATGAAAACATATTGATCCTGAAGTCTAAGATTACCAATGATGATGTGCTGAACTTCCTGAAAAAGCAGCCCGGATTAAAATTCCCTTCCGGAAGTAAGTTTGAGTATAGCAATAGCGGGTATATCGTACTGGGAAGAATTATAGAGACTCTATCAGGACAATCATACCGCAGATTCATGCAAAACAGAATTTTTAATCCTTTGAAAATGGAACATTCCTTTGTTTATGATTCCGAAACTATTCCACACTCTTACAGGGCTAAAGGTTATGACGCCAATAAAAAGCCTGATGATTATGATCTTCTGACAACAGGTGATGGCAGCATCTATTCTACCCCATGGGATCTTTACAAGTTTGATCAGGCATTAAGGAAACATCTGCTGTTGAATGAAGAGAATTCTAAAATCATGTATGAACTGCCCGTTTTAAAAGACGGAAAACGGAGTGAGTATGCTTTTGGTTGGTATGTCTCTGAGAATACAACCATGCATACAGGCGGAGTAGATGGCTTCAGGAGTGTCATGTGGCGGGATATGAAAAATAACAGCTGTATTATTGCACTGACCAGTCAGGGAAATAGCTTTCCGGTATATCAATTTCTGGATGCTGAGAAAAAAGCGATGAAAGAAAATAAATAA
- a CDS encoding TolC family protein: MYRKLILLGMISVGLSSCIGYKEPTKESMDQLKEKSEIAAHIEIPDDWIFDRKAHSRSLSYDWITELKTPQLEGLLKEGMLYNADLIIAKEKLNQIELAMEIAGSNLYPSVSAVANTSNNLVSDAQIRRLALKASWEIDLWGKNKSSQMAATSSYFSARHQNTLLHQSVAGMIAKAYFLNIAGNIQEDMIQSYIQKSRELEKLYIIQKKVGTANALDISNISAEIISLEGYLEKVKNANAQSRRSLELLTGKYPEGKLATQNFFTPVKNDIPGSFPLQLLENRSDIQAGQFQIEKAFYEVQEAKAARLPSLSISSSLGTAGSNVESVNSLFSNPLLKVGSGLVSPIFNNGKLKKNVEIKNAQQKQIVEEYSKAVLNALNEVESSLANLHSIEKQLTYNVSAVNGLKNNISLTQKQIKVGTNSSFVLIRKQRDLLKNEMNLINLELQYRIERINLYLALGAGNFIYS; the protein is encoded by the coding sequence ATGTACAGAAAGTTAATTTTACTTGGGATGATTTCCGTTGGCTTAAGCTCATGTATAGGATACAAAGAACCTACCAAAGAAAGTATGGATCAGCTCAAAGAAAAAAGCGAAATCGCCGCCCATATTGAAATCCCGGATGACTGGATTTTTGACAGAAAGGCTCATTCAAGATCACTTTCGTATGATTGGATTACCGAACTTAAGACTCCTCAGCTGGAAGGTTTACTGAAAGAAGGCATGCTGTATAATGCAGATCTCATCATTGCCAAAGAGAAGCTTAATCAGATCGAACTGGCTATGGAAATTGCGGGAAGCAATCTTTACCCAAGTGTAAGTGCTGTTGCCAATACCTCCAATAATCTGGTAAGTGATGCCCAAATCCGGCGTCTCGCCCTGAAAGCCAGCTGGGAAATTGACCTGTGGGGTAAAAATAAATCTTCACAAATGGCAGCCACCAGCAGTTACTTTTCTGCCAGGCATCAGAATACACTGCTGCACCAGTCTGTTGCAGGAATGATCGCTAAGGCATATTTCCTGAATATTGCAGGAAATATTCAGGAGGATATGATTCAAAGTTATATTCAGAAATCCAGAGAACTGGAAAAGCTCTATATCATTCAGAAAAAAGTGGGAACGGCCAACGCTTTGGACATCTCCAATATATCAGCTGAAATCATTTCCCTTGAAGGATATCTGGAAAAGGTAAAAAATGCCAACGCCCAATCCAGAAGATCACTGGAGCTTCTTACCGGAAAATACCCGGAAGGGAAACTGGCTACACAGAATTTCTTTACTCCTGTAAAAAATGATATTCCCGGATCTTTCCCGCTTCAGCTTCTGGAAAACAGATCTGATATACAAGCCGGCCAGTTTCAGATAGAAAAAGCTTTTTATGAAGTACAGGAGGCCAAAGCAGCCAGACTTCCGTCTCTGAGTATAAGTTCTTCTTTGGGAACTGCCGGGAGTAATGTGGAGTCTGTCAATTCACTGTTTTCAAATCCTTTATTAAAGGTGGGCAGCGGACTGGTTTCCCCGATCTTCAACAACGGAAAACTAAAAAAGAATGTAGAAATAAAGAATGCTCAACAAAAACAGATTGTTGAAGAGTATTCAAAAGCGGTTCTGAATGCTTTGAACGAGGTTGAATCATCCTTAGCCAACCTCCATTCTATCGAAAAACAGCTTACCTACAATGTCAGTGCAGTGAATGGACTTAAAAACAATATCAGTCTGACTCAAAAGCAGATCAAGGTAGGAACCAACAGCAGCTTTGTACTCATCCGGAAGCAAAGGGACCTGCTTAAAAATGAAATGAACCTCATCAATCTGGAACTTCAGTACAGGATAGAACGTATCAACCTGTATCTGGCGCTGGGAGCCGGGAACTTCATTTATTCATAA